The following proteins are encoded in a genomic region of Blastopirellula marina:
- a CDS encoding SpoIIE family protein phosphatase has product MTLPKLETGQYVRNAMGHFVGGDVAIVEHEPEFVFLALIDVLGHGPQAHHTAVEIEAFIRSWSDKQDLLGLLKALHRQHIHGRGAVIGLCTIEPQCGEIRYVGIGNATCRMIGENSRHLLTREGVVGQSIRTPSVEVTNLVSGDLLLLHSDGVSSHFDLDDCPQLRIDSMPTSARRIVMQFGRPHDDASCIAVRYA; this is encoded by the coding sequence ATGACCCTACCAAAACTCGAAACAGGACAGTACGTTCGCAACGCAATGGGGCATTTCGTCGGCGGCGACGTTGCGATCGTGGAACACGAACCTGAGTTTGTATTCCTGGCGTTGATCGATGTCCTCGGCCATGGACCGCAAGCTCATCATACTGCCGTCGAAATCGAAGCGTTTATTCGATCGTGGAGTGACAAGCAAGATTTGCTTGGTCTCCTGAAGGCGCTTCATCGACAACATATTCATGGCCGTGGAGCCGTCATCGGGCTATGCACGATCGAACCCCAATGTGGTGAGATTCGATATGTCGGCATTGGCAATGCTACTTGTCGAATGATCGGTGAGAATTCACGCCACTTGCTCACGAGGGAAGGAGTCGTTGGCCAATCGATTCGCACTCCATCGGTCGAAGTGACGAACCTGGTAAGCGGCGACTTGCTGCTGCTACATAGCGACGGTGTTTCCAGTCACTTTGATCTAGACGATTGCCCTCAGTTACGTATCGATTCGATGCCGACCAGCGCCCGGCGAATCGTCATGCAGTTTGGGCGTCCCCATGATGATGCTTCGTGCATCGCAGTGAGGTACGCATGA
- a CDS encoding PP2C family protein-serine/threonine phosphatase, with the protein MRTHLGEICIFDQSAVIEVRTKILGLASAFGFNSSMATRMATSLSQLVRQLLLHREPGKLYVDLDELYGEVALSLRFVLSHKMTVPDVLREVFDDTSLVVCDNSREEIRLRKSLPNLPGSLSPEFLDMQRSRINMKSRAALLEELREKNQQLEKYNAHLEELVRERTNELQVANQRMQRDLDAGADYVARLIPAPIRGPIAIDWRYVPSAALGGDTMGYHWIDRDHLAIYLLDVTGHGIDSALLAVSIINVVRSVTLPGVDFRHPGQVLKQLNDSFTMEKHDNKMFTMWYGVFQKSTSTLTWGGGGHPDALLYEPGATEPVLLASGGPMMGMIEWPEFEIFSRVIESPSRLYLFSDGVHEIHLEKGGEWTFAEFIQFMNVSAPTGASKMDHLFHHVRKLSGTDQLSDDFSILELCFNAKSDSN; encoded by the coding sequence ATGAGAACACACTTGGGTGAAATTTGTATCTTCGACCAGTCTGCGGTGATCGAAGTTCGCACGAAGATCTTGGGACTAGCCTCGGCGTTCGGCTTTAACTCATCGATGGCTACCCGGATGGCCACATCGCTATCGCAACTCGTGCGGCAGCTTCTGTTGCACCGAGAGCCGGGCAAGCTTTACGTCGATTTAGACGAGTTGTATGGCGAGGTCGCTTTAAGTTTGCGATTTGTCCTCTCCCACAAAATGACCGTGCCGGATGTCTTGCGAGAAGTATTTGATGACACGTCGCTAGTTGTTTGCGACAATTCGCGGGAAGAGATTCGCTTGCGAAAGTCGTTACCGAACTTGCCTGGCTCGCTATCGCCGGAATTCCTCGATATGCAGCGTAGCCGAATCAACATGAAATCGCGTGCGGCGCTGCTGGAAGAGTTACGCGAAAAGAATCAACAACTCGAGAAATACAACGCGCACCTTGAGGAATTGGTACGAGAGCGAACCAACGAACTTCAGGTTGCTAATCAACGGATGCAGCGCGATCTCGATGCCGGGGCCGACTATGTCGCGCGGTTGATCCCCGCACCCATCCGAGGGCCGATTGCAATCGACTGGCGTTATGTGCCTTCGGCCGCGCTTGGTGGCGATACGATGGGCTATCACTGGATCGATCGTGATCACTTGGCGATCTATCTGTTAGACGTTACCGGTCATGGTATTGATTCCGCCTTACTGGCGGTCAGCATTATCAACGTCGTCCGTTCCGTCACCTTGCCAGGAGTCGACTTTCGCCATCCGGGACAGGTCCTCAAGCAACTAAACGACTCGTTCACCATGGAGAAGCATGACAACAAGATGTTCACTATGTGGTATGGCGTGTTCCAAAAGTCTACCAGCACACTAACCTGGGGCGGGGGTGGTCATCCAGATGCTCTGCTGTACGAACCAGGAGCGACCGAACCCGTTCTGCTCGCCTCAGGCGGTCCGATGATGGGGATGATCGAATGGCCCGAATTCGAGATCTTCTCGCGCGTGATCGAATCGCCTTCGCGCCTTTATCTCTTTAGCGATGGCGTTCACGAGATTCACTTAGAGAAAGGAGGCGAATGGACGTTCGCGGAATTCATCCAGTTCATGAATGTCTCCGCTCCTACTGGGGCCAGCAAGATGGATCACCTCTTTCATCACGTCCGAAAACTAAGCGGGACTGATCAACTCTCGGATGACTTTTCGATTCTCGAGCTTTGCTTCAATGCCAAAAGCGATTCGAATTAG